From one Anopheles bellator chromosome 1, idAnoBellAS_SP24_06.2, whole genome shotgun sequence genomic stretch:
- the LOC131205683 gene encoding mitoferrin translates to MNSDEYEQLPTTSVTAIMTAGAIAGIMEHCVMYPLDSVKTRMQSLTHMRAHDTIMSTLRDMVRTEGPLRPFRGVMAVVAGAGPAHALYFGAYECSKELIATVSDRDHVNYMLSAAAATLVHDAVSNPADVVKQRLQMYNSPYRSILHCASHVYRTEGFRAFYRSYSTQLVMNIPYSAIQFPTYEFFQKLLNKDNKYNPPVHMVAGGVAGAAASALTTPLDVCKTLLNTQEDGAGKTRGLFEAAKKIYATAGPMGFFKGMQARVLYQMPATAICWSTYEFFKYMLSRTKKQPSGCGVTAAGTTRALATEPLLSEDASSKGATITDLRYMMIPAAASVSAEASSGGCSGIGSASLLIRSEREGSGNLSSVDTKPAGSGVSSGGLIPRGGPELPALSGAGIYGAMSYNTMHSNDTNHLTDVRRTN, encoded by the coding sequence ATGAATTCGGACGAATATGAGCAGCTACCGACGACGAGCGTGACGGCCATCATGACGGCCGGTGCGATTGCCGGTATAATGGAGCATTGTGTCATGTATCCGCTCGACTCGGTCAAGACGCGCATGCAATCGCTCACACACATGAGGGCACATGACACGATCATGTCAACACTGCGTGACATGGTGCGGACTGAGGGCCCGCTACGACCGTTCCGTGGTGTGATGGCGGTCGTGGCCGGTGCGGGTCCGGCACACGCACTTTACTTTGGAGCGTACGAATGTTCGAAGGAGCTGATCGCCACCGTgtccgatcgcgatcacgtCAACTATATGCTTTCGGCGGCTGCAGCAACTCTCGTGCACGATGCTGTCTCAAATCCGGCAGACGTGGTAAAGCAACGGCTACAGATGTACAATTCGCCGTACAGGTCAATCTTGCACTGCGCCAGTCATGTGTACAGGACGGAAGGCTTCCGTGCATTCTATCGCTCCTATTCGACGCAGCTCGTTATGAACATACCCTACTCGGCGATTCAGTTCCCGACCTATGAATTCTTCCAGAAATTGCTCAATAAAGACAATAAATACAACCCCCCGGTGCATATGGTCGCGGGCGGAGTGGCTGGAGCGGCTGCTTCCGCCCTTACCACACCACTCGACGTATGCAAGACGTTGCTGAACACACAGGAGGACGGTGCGGGAAAGACGCGCGGGTTGTTTGAGGCTGCCAAGAAAATCTACGCCACGGCAGGACCGATGGGTTTCTTCAAAGGCATGCAGGCACGCGTGCTCTATCAGATGCCAGCCACCGCCATTTGTTGGTCGACTTACGAGTTTTTCAAGTATATGCTATCACGGACCAAGAAGCAACCGTCCGGTTGTGGCgtgacagcagcaggaacGACCCGAGCGTTAGCCACGGAACCGCTACTTTCAGAGGATGCGTCAAGCAAGGGAGCCACGATCACTGACCTGCGGTATATGATGATTCCGGCAGCTGCGTCTGTGAGTGCAGAAGCCTCGTCTGGAGGCTGCAGTGGCATTGGGAGTGCCAGTTTATTGATTCGCTCCGAGCGGGAAGGTAGCGGTAACTTGTCGTCTGTCGACACTAAACCAGCAGGAAGTGGTGTTAGCAGTGGTGGATTGATTCCGCGAGGTGGTCCAGAACTGCCGGCCCTATCAGGAGCTGGCATTTACGGTGCGATGAGCTACAATACGATGCACTCGAACGATACGAATCACCTTACCGATGTACGGCGAACGAACTAA
- the LOC131206500 gene encoding uncharacterized protein LOC131206500 isoform X1, whose protein sequence is MVRFSLYRLVVVLCVVIISYTIIHWWQLMLGQKSVGHPFQHTCNKTELYRHELERLFESGLTIFRVHRLLVQHGLTHFLCYGTLWGQIRMARMLPWREKAEFCVLNDELLRHEEARFMRNFHSNELRIHYLHSDGIYRIFANEPTSRHYSVPPFVELIVFQLDDTQGMYKRIGWKRRILPPQCDWTPSLDCFPVNLLQGSLPSRPLGNSLYTVPMGGIELQKYHYPENWWKDVNVHNCNLNYP, encoded by the exons ATGGTTCGCTTCTCACTCTACCGGTTGGTCGtagtgttgtgtgttgtgatCATCAGCTACACAATCATCCATTGGTGGCAGCTAATGCTTGGCCAGAAATCAGTCGGTCATCCCTTCCAACACACCTGCAACAAGACCGAACTGTACCGCCACGAACTAGAACGACTATTTGAAAG CGGCTTAACTATTTTCAGGGTACACCGATTACTGGTGCAGCACGGCCTCACGCACTTTCTCTGCTACGGTACACTCTGGGGTCAGATACGCATGGCAAGGATGCTACCGTGGCGAGAGAAAGCCGAGTTCTGTGTTTTAAACGACGAGCTGTTGCGACACGAGGAAGCTCGTTTCATGCGCAATTTCCACTCAAACGAGCTGCGAATACACTACCTGCACTCCGACGGCATTTATAGGATTTTTGCAAATGAGCCTACTTCGCGCCATTACAGTGTTCCTCCTTTTGTCGAGCTGATTGTGTTTCAACTCGATGACACG CAAGGAATGTACAAGCGCATCGGATGGAAACGACGAATCCTGCCTCCACAATGTGATTGGACACCATCATTAGACTGTTTCCCCGTTAACCTGCTGCAGGGCTCATTGCCGAGTCGGCCACTCGGCAATTCATTGTACACCGTGCCTATGGGTGGAATCGAACTGCAAAAGTACCATTACCCCGAAAACTGGTGGAAGGATGTGAACGTACATAACTGCAATCTTAACTATCCCTAG
- the LOC131206500 gene encoding uncharacterized protein LOC131206500 isoform X2 — translation MVRFSLYRLVVVLCVVIISYTIIHWWQLMLGQKSVGHPFQHTCNKTELYRHELERLFERVHRLLVQHGLTHFLCYGTLWGQIRMARMLPWREKAEFCVLNDELLRHEEARFMRNFHSNELRIHYLHSDGIYRIFANEPTSRHYSVPPFVELIVFQLDDTQGMYKRIGWKRRILPPQCDWTPSLDCFPVNLLQGSLPSRPLGNSLYTVPMGGIELQKYHYPENWWKDVNVHNCNLNYP, via the exons ATGGTTCGCTTCTCACTCTACCGGTTGGTCGtagtgttgtgtgttgtgatCATCAGCTACACAATCATCCATTGGTGGCAGCTAATGCTTGGCCAGAAATCAGTCGGTCATCCCTTCCAACACACCTGCAACAAGACCGAACTGTACCGCCACGAACTAGAACGACTATTTGAAAG GGTACACCGATTACTGGTGCAGCACGGCCTCACGCACTTTCTCTGCTACGGTACACTCTGGGGTCAGATACGCATGGCAAGGATGCTACCGTGGCGAGAGAAAGCCGAGTTCTGTGTTTTAAACGACGAGCTGTTGCGACACGAGGAAGCTCGTTTCATGCGCAATTTCCACTCAAACGAGCTGCGAATACACTACCTGCACTCCGACGGCATTTATAGGATTTTTGCAAATGAGCCTACTTCGCGCCATTACAGTGTTCCTCCTTTTGTCGAGCTGATTGTGTTTCAACTCGATGACACG CAAGGAATGTACAAGCGCATCGGATGGAAACGACGAATCCTGCCTCCACAATGTGATTGGACACCATCATTAGACTGTTTCCCCGTTAACCTGCTGCAGGGCTCATTGCCGAGTCGGCCACTCGGCAATTCATTGTACACCGTGCCTATGGGTGGAATCGAACTGCAAAAGTACCATTACCCCGAAAACTGGTGGAAGGATGTGAACGTACATAACTGCAATCTTAACTATCCCTAG